The Bacillota bacterium LX-D region ATCGTCTTTAGTAAGCAAATCTTCTTTCCTTGCTACATTCACATAGTCTAATGATTCTTTGATTTCGTCTTTAATCAATTTTTTAAGCTCTTCTCGCTGCTCCGCTCCTTTTTTAACTAAGTCGCTAACGAGTTTTTGAGCATCTTTTCTCGAGACTTCCCCTTTATTTACGAGTTCATCTACTACTGCTTCAATTTTTTCTCTTGAGTATGCAAATAAACCTAAACCGAGATTCATTGATCTTTCTAATAAATTTAACATTAATAACTTCTCCTTTCATTATTAAGCTAAACTTTATTCAAATATTATTTCTACCGCATTTAATGCTTGAGGTAAGTTTTCTTCTTCGGAGTCTAAAATTACCTGTATGGCAGTTCCTAACATTGCACCAAGAATCATTCTAGCTATAGACTTAGGAGAATATCTCTCTAAATTCTCCTTCATTGGGATGTCATGTAAAATGTGTTTTTCTATCAAATCAGATAGACCTTTAAAAAGGTTACACAGCAAATCTTTAAAAGAAGAAGACCAGAGGGCTAGGCCTGTTAAGTCATATAGCATGCGAAAAAGTGCAGGATTACTTTTTAACATTTCCCGAAAATATTTTATTAAAGAAGAAATTTTATCTTTAGGGACATCCCCTTTCTGTAAACACTGCTCTACTTCCCTTAAATATTTTTGTGCCATCAGTTTGATAACTTCTGTAAACAAACCCTCTTTATTCTTGTAGTAATAATTTAGTTGGCTTAAAACTACACCTGCTTCATTAGCAATATCTCTTAAAGAGACATTAGCGTAACCTTTTGATGATATGCAGTGAAAGGCTGCAAGTAAGATTTTTTCTGACTGATTCTTCGTTTCTGCGTCTTGTTTCATTTTATCACCCCTTTCACTATAATTCGGACGTACGTCTTACAAAGAATTATATCATTGTTCATTTGTTAAATCAATATAGTCGACCGGGATAGCTTAGATATCCTGGGCACCCCGATATAGTTTTACCTAAGTATAAGACAATAGTTTTTGTTAATGGTTGCTTTTGGCATATGCATGTCGGTTGTTCTGACTTTTGATAATAAAGTCTTAAGGATTCTTATTGTTTTCACCATTTTGGAAAAGTGGAGATTGTCCCTTTTTCCACAAAAATTTTCCTTTTTATTTCCTCAACTAACATCTATCCTGTCAACTCAACCCATACAAAAACAGCCATTATCCATTCTGTCAACTCAACCCTACCTATATCAAGGCAGTTGACCTGTTTCCATGAACACAAGAAATAAGGGTTTTCAGCCTTATTTATTTTCCACCCTTGACATCAATACGACACTCTCAACATGGAACGATAGCATCAGATTGATGTCTGGTATGTATTTTTCTGTTTTTCCGTATAAGGGAACAGGTCGAGCATGGTTTTTATGGGTATTATCGGTTCGCGGGAACAGGTCAACAGTTTTTGCCCTTTCGTGGGAATAAGTCGAGATATGGTTTAATATTTCATTTTGCGATATAATGACCCCCATATTATGCTCACTTATGAGTCTCATTCTCTTCATATTTTCTCTGGATGTGTTTTATCTTTTCAATTGGGAACGGAGCACTTTCTGATGAATGGTATTCTATGGATTCAATCCTCACAACGGCCTCATGGTTATCTGGACCAGCTGGAACAACCACCAAGTCACCTTCGCAAAAATCATCGCTGTCCGCAAGATAACAGTATGTACGGCCACCATCCTCAAATTCCACATTGCAGAAAATAAAGTCAGATTGCCTGCGCTTGGCTTTTCCATATACTCTTTCATCGAAAAGCTCGCCAAGTCCATAAAAAGCCATAAACTCATAAACATTGTTAATGAAGTCAGGCCAGTCTGCAGGAAGGCCCTTCTTGTCAAATGTGCCGGTCACAATGTGCGTATCACCATGTTTAGTAAACACTGTGATCGTATAGTCTTTGCTTTCCAACGGATCTTCGACAACGTCGGGAGGATTACCTTCAATTTCAGAAAAAGCATCTATATCAATATCATCCAAAAACCTTGTGATCCCTTCCTGCACATAATAGCTGTTTGTCACTTTGCAGCCAGTTCCGATTTCTCTAATGTGCTCCAGCGTTTCCGAATCGCGATCAATAGTAAGCAGCTCGTTATAATCCCATGTGACATACTCCCATGTAGTGTCCTCCTGAACTCTGGGCTTGATTTTAGTGTTACGATGATACTTTATCTCAATCCTTGTAATGGCATCCGGATTGCCATCAAACACAAAAAGATCGTTACGTCCCAGTTTTGAACGAATTAAATCTGATAATCCACCTGATGGAGTATATAAATCGTAAATCAGCGGACCGGTAATTTTGTATGTTTGCCCGTCAGTATTTGTGAGTGTTAGGTCCCATGATCCAACATCTGTAACAAAATTAATGTCGTACTCATCACTGAAATAGCTGCTTATTGCCGTCATAATCTCATTGACGGCTTCTGTCGAAATGCTAAAGGACAGCTTTTCAATAAGCTCGTGTTCGTCTCCCATAACACCAAAACGGTATCTTGAAAGCCACACCCGTCCGTCTGAGGTTATGGTTAAGTGCTGTTCGATTTCATCTTCTGGCTCCGGGCAAGGACCATAACAGATATTGTTTGAAGTCAGCTGTATTTTCTGAAGTGTGCCCTCAAATATAAATGTACTTGTTTCTGGTTCCTCAGTAATCACAGCCAGTCTGCCGAACGCAGTGATAAACCAAGGACGATGCTCATCATCCAGCAGAGAAGAATAATCAGCCCAATGCGTTACATATCTCCAATGTGAAAATATTGCTGAGCCAAGAAGGTCAACATCGTCAATTTCATCAATCACTTTATCCAGAGCATCATTTTTATAAAACGCATCATTTGAAAAAGTATCTATAAACCTTTTGCCACAATCCATCTCGAATCTGAAAGTAAAACACTGGTCAGCAAATCCTTCCTCAACCTCTGATTCTACGGTTTGAGGATTCACATATAGGCTATGATATTTTACAGCAAAGTCATGTACTTCTTTTT contains the following coding sequences:
- a CDS encoding TetR/AcrR family transcriptional regulator, producing the protein MKQDAETKNQSEKILLAAFHCISSKGYANVSLRDIANEAGVVLSQLNYYYKNKEGLFTEVIKLMAQKYLREVEQCLQKGDVPKDKISSLIKYFREMLKSNPALFRMLYDLTGLALWSSSFKDLLCNLFKGLSDLIEKHILHDIPMKENLERYSPKSIARMILGAMLGTAIQVILDSEEENLPQALNAVEIIFE